Proteins from a single region of Schistocerca gregaria isolate iqSchGreg1 chromosome 3, iqSchGreg1.2, whole genome shotgun sequence:
- the LOC126355597 gene encoding uncharacterized protein LOC126355597, giving the protein CLKPQPWKSSPHPLACSAFGLGGEPLPPHPLLRRNCSRTFSLPAQAEDELPVKPRCCSPQPVHAAPQLCEICQGKDAYIEKSQSLYLDGAILRDIPARYVIPALKPHEIPAVGVWVDPRIVPGFRYRVHPLSSQSTRRQKYLFGGRALVLESIGRGYSRRLTFQADENNLNENSNYFWADSNPEGFAFEIEAVSAGDKFTLHDANHLPIASLEVLQCQKPQEEVRHTVLDDGVVEKTIRVRALCKAEWFDDGQAPPVVPVDGLAVVTRSRGAAAANVVRLTDVRVGSHHKRGFTLEPGVDERLRCITVRCDDIPTAYTVTGLEAYELPVVGTYVDPRIAPGFCYRVRPAGSKRHLFGGRALRLLNIGMGYGKRITFAPDPDNLNEPANYFWSDSHPDGVGFEPRAVHTGMRFAVVADGQRVGEASVFRADAAQQEEKQELVKLGNKTALTKYIHVDVTCHVSLSLTDAPEPHVMRVSGTAIIRRDPGQTEAKLIKVENVGLSSQLNILFVIQETHLEFHPL; this is encoded by the exons GCTGAAGATGAACTGCCAGTGAAGCCACGCTGTTGCAGCCCACAACCTGTTCATGCTGCTCCTCAGTTGTGTGAAATTTGTCAGGGAAAG GATGCATATATTGAAAAGAGTCAGTCGCTCTATCTGGATGGCGCAATTCTACGAGACATTCCAGCTCGCTACGTTATACCTGCTCTCAAACCACATGAGATTCCAGCTGTGGGCGTATGGGTAGATCCTCGTATAGTGCCAGGATTCCGATACAGAGTCCATCCTCTTTCATCCCag AGCACTAGAAGGCAAAAGTATCTGTTCGGGGGTAGAGCACTTGTGTTGGAAAGCATTGGCCGAGGCTATTCACGAAGATTAACtttccaagctgatgaaaataatcTCAATGAAAACTCTAATTACTTCTGGGCTGATTCAAACCCTGAGGGATTTGCTTTTGAAATAGAAGCAGTGTCTGCTGGAGACAAATTCACCTTGCATGATGCCAACCATCTTCCAATTGCTTCACTTGAAGTTCTACAGTGTCAG AAACCACAAGAAGAAGTAAGACATACTGTTCTTGATGATGGTGTAGTAGAGAAGACCATCCGTGTACGTGCTTTGTGCAAGGCAGAATGGTTTGATGATGGTCAAGCTCCACCGGTAGTGCCTGTGGATGGTCTGGCAGTAGTAACAAGATCACGAGGTGCAGCAGCTGCCAATGTGGTTCGCCTTACTGATGTGCGTGTTGGCAGTCACCACAAACGTGGTTTCACATTGGAGCCAGGAGTGGATGAAAGACTGAGGTGCATCACTGTACGCTGTGATGACATTCCTACTGCCTACACTGTCACAGGACTTGAGGCTTATGAACTCCCTGTAGTAG GTACATACGTTGACCCACGTATTGCACCTGGATTCTGTTACCGTGTACGCCCAGCAGGCAGCAAGAGGCACTTGTTCGGTGGACGTGCCCTGCGCTTGCTTAATATAGGCATGGGATATGGTAAGAGAATAACATTTGCACCTGATCCTGACAACCTCAATGAACCAGCAAACTATTTCTGGAGTGATTCTCATCCAGATGGTGTGGGTTTTGAGCCAAGAGCTGTGCATACGGGTATGAGGTTTGCTGTTGTGGCAGATGGACAGCGTGTGGGGGAGGCTTCTGTGTTCAGAGCTGATGCAGCTCAGCAGGAGGAGAAGCAAGAGCTG gTGAAGCTCGGTAATAAGACTGCACTTACAAaatatattcatgtggatgtgacaTGTCATGTGTCTTTGTCCTTGACTGATGCACCAGAGCCCCACGTTATGAGAGTATCAGGGACTGCTATTATTCGACGTGATCCTGGTCAGACTGAAGCTAAGCTAATTAAAGTGGAAAATGTTGGGCTATCGTCACAACTCAACATTCTCTTTGTGATTCAAGAAACTCACCTAGAGTTTCATCCATTGTAA